ATCAGGATCATCTAATCCGCACATTTGTTATGCCGGCTGTGCGTTTATTGCCGGCGGAGACCAGCCACAATTTGGCCGTGTGGGCGTGCAAATATCGCCTTTATCCCGCCTCGGACTACATGGATGACATGAATTTGCATAACTCGTTTTTTGGCCGGCTTATTAGCAATCCCATTGGCATAGCAGCTGGTTTTGATAAAAACGGCGAAGCTATTTGTGGTTTGAAGGATTTGGGATTCGGTTTCATTGAAATTGGCAGCGTGACGCCGTTGGCGCAGGATGGAAATCCTAAGCCGCGTGTTTTCCGACTGATCAATGATCGGGCGATTATTAACCGCTATGGCTTCAATAGCGATGGCCACGAAGTGGTGGCTGAGCGTCTACGCAAATTGCGAGAACGGGAGGATTTCAATGCCGTCATTGGTGTCAATTTGGGACGCAATCGGGACACTCAAACGCCAGTCAACGATTACGTAGCGGGCGTCAGGACATTTGGTCCCGTTGCCGACTATCTGGTTGTGAATGTGAGCAGTCCCAATACCCATGGACTCCGGGATTTACAGAGCAAAGCCAAGTTGACGGAACTCCTGGTGGCTGTGAATAATGCACGTGCCGACCTCAAGAATTATGAAAAGGTACCCGTTCTGTTGAAGCTATCGCCAGATCTGGATTTGGATGACATGAAGGATATCGTAGAGGTCCTTAACAAAAAGCAATGCCGCGTCGATGGCTTGATTGTGTCCAACACGACCGTGGCACGCGATAATATCACAGACATTAAGTTTGTCAACGAGATGGGAGGCTTAAGTGGCGAACCACTGCGGGCACGATCCACCATGCTGATTGCCCAGATGTACGCATTGACCAAGGGTAACATTCCCATCATTGGCGTCGGTGGTGTCTCCTCTGGCCAGGATGCCTTCGAGAAAATCGAAGCGGGCGCATCCTTTGTACAAATCTACACGGCACTTGCGTACGAGGGACCCGATGTAGTCGATCGTATTAAGGAGCAGCTATCCTCGAAGCTTAACGAGCGTGGCTTTTCCAATGTCCGGGCCGCTGTTGGTTCAAACTACAAGCAATATTTACCCTCGAAATGATCACTGCACAAATCTCAGGCAATTAaattgtgtgtatatattttatgaattaaatCGTACTATGTATTTTCATTGGCTCGCTGTACATTGAGCACGCGACCCTCTAAAAAGTGTGTGTTCTGATTACTGGCACTATTGTAGGCGTCCCGCTGGCTGAAGATCACGAAGCCGTAGTATTTCGAGAGTCCCATCTGCTTATCAAAGACAACTTCGGCATTGGCCACATGGCCAAAGCGGGAAAAGTAAGTCCGCAACTCCTTGCCACTGATGGTCCATGGTAGATTTCCAACAAAGAGCTTGTAGCTGTTGCGCGCAACGTTGCTGGACATGATTGTTTGTGATCAATTGCAATTAAGTAATAATTTCCAATAGGTtatcttttttgtttacttttttaacagagttaaaaacttaacattttgcTGGCCTGCTATTAACATCGATTAATCTAGATTTATAAGTGTTCGCAgccttgctttttttttttggtactttgatttttgtatcactgctgccaactttttagaggaataaatagctgtttctggctggaaagcaacCGAAAAATAACTGCCATCTTTTTAAGCACCGGACTCTAGGAaaattattgctaaaaaactacaaaaatttaagatgCGCGCGTTAGCAGATGTTAAATGTGGAGCAAATTGCTAATGAGGAGTAACGAATATACCAGAACATctggtaattaataaatactgaatCAGTATCAGTGCGGCCACACTGATTTCgattaatgcaaattttaaaatgcaataactttgcaataaattaataatttgatgaaaatctATACAactcgaaattagataaaattaaggaaaacatattaatgaaggtttgaagctcTTCACTCCAAGCagagagaagttacaaatttaattaaaaaaattatatctttattatattatatctttaatataaaaaaaaattaaatcaagaatGAATTCTTTTAGTAGCAAAGTTTTTGCAAAATGGATTAAAATTGTACATGTGgccagatcggaaaatgtTGCATGGTGGCAACCTTTGATCTGGGTGGCAACCTTTCACACCagctttaatgttttttagtctatttttatgtaaaacgAAAGTGCAAAAATGAAAAGGACATAAATGCGCACTCGACAGTTGAACAAATAATTGAGCTGTGCACTCAAATTAACAAGCAACGGTCGGTGCTCGGTTATGGTTTGATATCCATTTTACCAGTTTTCGCTGCGAAAATAATTTCGGCGCCCCGTTAAGCGACGTGTATTGGGGCGCGGCGCTCAACTGAAAAGACCAAAACGACGAGTATAAAGccaatatcaataataaatttgctaGAGATATCAGCGACAGATATCCACAATGGCCGAAAGAccgaaaaatttgtttgcaagTGAGTAATTTGCTTAAATCTGCCCACGCACTCATACATACGCACTCACACAAATATACATGTACATTCGcaagacacagacacacacacacacacacgcacaaacagAGATAATAGGTCTTGTCACTGACGCAGTGCATGATGGATGAAATGCAGTTTGATAAGCCGTGgatcataaataacaatttgtacTCTTATCTAATATTTATCCACAGCTGGACCGAGTCGGTCACGCATTCCACCTGATCAGCTCAATCTGAACAATCTTAGCATACGACATCCGCCATCGTCAACGTCGTCAACATCGTCGGGATCGACATCGTCAGGCTCAAGTTCCTCATCGCAGCAAAATAATGTGGCGTTACGTTTTGGCGCCCAACCCAGCTTTGTGCCAGCTGTACCCGTGcccagcagcagtagcagtatTAGCACCAGCATCATATCCAGCACTGGccctggaactggaactggtaCTGccagtggaagtggaagtagCAGCAGCACCGCAACGGATCGTCATCGGGAGCGTATAAGACAGCAGGCATGCGGCAAGCTGCAGTTTGGCGATGGTGCCGCCAACACACATCATTTTACATCAGATGATCTCGAAGATTTGGGCGAAATTGGTCGCGGTGCATTTGGGGCAGTTAACAAGATGATCTTCAAGAAATTGGACAAAGTGATGGCTGTGAAGCGTATACGCTCAACGGTCGATGAAAAGGagcaaaaacaattacttATGGATCTCGAGGTGGTCATGAAGTCAAATGAATGCATCTACATTGTGCAGTTTTATGGGGCGCTCTTCAAGGAAGGCGACTGCTGGATATGCATGGAGCTAATGGACACCTCGTTGGACAAGTTCTATAAGTACATATTTGAGAAAAAGCAGCGGCATATACCCGAGTCCATATTGGCTAAGATCACGGTGGCCACAGTGAATGCTCTCAACTACTTAAAGGAAGAGCTTAAGATCATACATCGTGATGTCAAGCCGAGCAATATTCTCTTGCATAGACGTGGTGACATTAAGTTGTGTGATTTTGGCATCTCTGGGCAGCTAGTCGATTCCATAGCCAAGACTAAGGATGCGGGCTGCAGGCCCTATATGGCGGTTCGTCTACATTTATTCCATACGTCTTATATCAATATTAAACTAGCTCTCTTTTTGACTTTACAGCCCGAGCGCATTGATCCGGAGCGCGCCAAGGGTTACGATGTGCGCAGCGATGTTTGGTCTTTGGGCATAACATTGATGGAGGTGGCCACTGGCACATTTCCCTATCGCAAGTGGGATTCGGTATTCGAGCAGCTTTGCCAGGTAAGAGTTGTCGTTTTTGTATCGTTTACTATTATAAATTCATAGATTAATGAATTATATACACTTAGCACAACATTTATTCGTTTACTTgccattttcaagtttttcaagttttataagggtatattgtttcgttggaatgtatctCCGACAcaacaaagtatatatattcttgaacagcatcaacaaccgAGTCAATAAGACCCCTCTGTCGACTTTTATCAAGTTTGTTTgaacttttaaaattccatCCGCCCGCAGTTTTCAAGatataatgtaattttttggaattaccattatctattattattatctatctTCCCACTTAATTCCAACAAATTCGgtcaaataaaactttaataataactGTTTTAAGTTTCATAGAAATGCAagaacaaataatttttgtggcattttttttttgattttcaagttttaagtttCATAGAAATGCAAGAACAAATCATTTttgtgccattttttttttttgattttcatgcTTCTTCATGGTCCTTttaaaaaaaccttatttatCAGTATGTGCAAAACATTGATTAATTCtgtagttaaatttttaatgcgtAC
The genomic region above belongs to Drosophila innubila isolate TH190305 chromosome 3R unlocalized genomic scaffold, UK_Dinn_1.0 2_E_3R, whole genome shotgun sequence and contains:
- the LOC117791593 gene encoding dihydroorotate dehydrogenase (quinone), mitochondrial, whose product is MQKMQKYSKLRSLGVVTAGATALCFGITVYQNQDHLIRTFVMPAVRLLPAETSHNLAVWACKYRLYPASDYMDDMNLHNSFFGRLISNPIGIAAGFDKNGEAICGLKDLGFGFIEIGSVTPLAQDGNPKPRVFRLINDRAIINRYGFNSDGHEVVAERLRKLREREDFNAVIGVNLGRNRDTQTPVNDYVAGVRTFGPVADYLVVNVSSPNTHGLRDLQSKAKLTELLVAVNNARADLKNYEKVPVLLKLSPDLDLDDMKDIVEVLNKKQCRVDGLIVSNTTVARDNITDIKFVNEMGGLSGEPLRARSTMLIAQMYALTKGNIPIIGVGGVSSGQDAFEKIEAGASFVQIYTALAYEGPDVVDRIKEQLSSKLNERGFSNVRAAVGSNYKQYLPSK
- the LOC117791594 gene encoding SRA stem-loop-interacting RNA-binding protein, mitochondrial; the protein is MSSNVARNSYKLFVGNLPWTISGKELRTYFSRFGHVANAEVVFDKQMGLSKYYGFVIFSQRDAYNSASNQNTHFLEGRVLNVQRANENT
- the LOC117790697 gene encoding dual specificity mitogen-activated protein kinase kinase 4 → MAERPKNLFATGPSRSRIPPDQLNLNNLSIRHPPSSTSSTSSGSTSSGSSSSSQQNNVALRFGAQPSFVPAVPVPSSSSSISTSIISSTGPGTGTGTASGSGSSSSTATDRHRERIRQQACGKLQFGDGAANTHHFTSDDLEDLGEIGRGAFGAVNKMIFKKLDKVMAVKRIRSTVDEKEQKQLLMDLEVVMKSNECIYIVQFYGALFKEGDCWICMELMDTSLDKFYKYIFEKKQRHIPESILAKITVATVNALNYLKEELKIIHRDVKPSNILLHRRGDIKLCDFGISGQLVDSIAKTKDAGCRPYMAPERIDPERAKGYDVRSDVWSLGITLMEVATGTFPYRKWDSVFEQLCQVVQGDPPRLHTSYNGMEFSQEFVEFVNTCLIKKESDRPKYSRLLQMPFIRRGENSHTDVAAYVADVLESMESDGITQFTTNQPAES